The DNA segment CGCTCCATGACGAGCGTCAGGCGCCCCTCGACCATCTTGGTCAGGTCGATGACCCGCACGATGTTCGGGTGATCGAGCCCGGTGAGCACGGTGTACTCGCCGCGCAGGGCCTCTTCCGCGGCGTCCTCCGAGCGCGCGATCTTCAGGGCGCGGGTGCGCCCGCTGACCAGGTGGCGCGCGGCGTAGACGACGGCCATGCCTCCCTGGCCGAGGCGCGTGACGATCTCGTAGTCGGAGCCGATGCGCTGGCCCGCCTGGAGGTTGTCGGCATCGAGCGGCGCGCGCCCGACGTTCGGGATGAGCGCCTGACCGCGGGGCGACGGATCGCGCCCGACGCGCACGGCCTCGATGGCCTCGGCGAGCGTGGCGTAGCGGTCGGTGGCGCGCAGCTCGACCATCTTGGCGACGGCCTCGTCGAGGCTGAGGGGCAGGCGCTGCGAGATGTCGCGCACGCGGCGCATGAGCCGGCGCTGCGCCATGAGCTGGCGGGTGTTCTCGAAGAGCGGCTTGCCGGTGAGGACGAGCGCCAGCATCGCACCAAGGCTGAACTGGTCGGACGCTGGCTCTGCGCTGGAGAACGCGGTCACGACCTCGGGCGCCGCGTACACGAGCCGGTCGTCGTGGATGGTGGTGAGCGAGATGGTGGCGTCGCTCGTCATCTGCTTCGCGAGGTCGAAGCCCGTGACGCGCACCTCTGTCGGCTCTTGCTTGTCCTCGACGAGGACGACGTCGGGCCGAAGCAGGCGATGGACCACGCCCTGACGGTGCACCTCGTCGATGGTCTGGGCGATGCGGATCCAGAGGTCCGTGCGGATGCGGAGATCAGCCTTCTCTTTGCCGCGCGCGTCGGGCCCGTAGCGCTCGACCCAGGTGGTGAGCGTGATGCCCTTGAAGTGCTCGAGCGGCAGCACGATGCCGGCCTCGTCAGAGAAGGGCGGATCGGCGGTGAGCACACCTTCACTGCGACCGAGGCGACCGAGGACCTGCGCTTCCCACCGCGCGCGCTCGGCGATGCGGTCACGCTGCGTCTGCGTGGCGAGGGGCGGGACGCTGTAGATGCGCAGCACGCGCTCGGCTCCCGACAGCGTGTTCTTCCCGAGCAGCTCAGTGAAGGTGTCGTGGTGATCGAAGGTCTCGACGACCTCGTACTCGCGAACGCGGCGCACCGGGCGCGGTCCGCTCTGCGCGCCCGTGAACAGTTCGAGCAGTTCGCGCTCGGCGTTCGACGACGGCATGAGCGCGCGCCCGCCGCTCATGCGATTGATGAGCTCAGGATCCTGGAGCGCGGCGAGGATGGTCTTGCGCGTGTGGACGCGGTCGTTGCTCGCCGGGCCGCGCACGCCGACGTCGGTCGTGGCCGAGAGGAACACGAGGCCTTCGGTCCACACTTGGCCAGCCTGGTAGCTCGCGTTCTTCAGGTGCGACTTGAGCACCTGGGACGTGATGCGATTCAGCTTGAGGGGGCTTCTGATCTTCTCGGGCAGCCACCAGTCGTTGTCGGTGCCCTCGATACGGCCTCGGTACGACTTGATCTCGACGACGAAGACTGCGTGCGGCGCGACGACGACGGCGTCGAGCTCATAGACGACGCCGGTGCGCTCCACGAGCCATGCGTTGCCGTAGACGGTGAAGCTCTCTGGCAATCCATCGACGAGGAAGCGGAGCGCCTGCCGTTCGGCATCGTGCGCGGGCTCACCGATCTGGATGAACTTGGCCGCCATCTTTCACACCAACAGGACCTTCGCGGTCGGGAACCAGATCGCGAGCTGGTCCTCGACGCGGAAGAGCCCGCCCTTGTCGGGGTGGAGTCCGACGACGAAGTCGAAGGAGCGTTGACGGAGCGGGTGCTCCGGGTTCCTGAGGTCGGCCGCGTCGGCGCGCGTAGCGAAGTCGGAGTGCGGTGCGCCGAGCTCGAGCGCGACGATGCCCGCGAGCGTCAGCTCTTGCCAGGAGCCGCATGCGACGGAGAAGTTGTCCTGAAGAGTGAGGTCCTTCTGGCTGCTCACGAGGTGGTGCGCGAGCTGGCCGCCGGTGCCCGGCAGCTCGAGGACCTTCTGGTGCGGCTTCATGACGTGCAGGTCCGAGCGCGCCATGCGCATGGGCAGGCCGAGCAGGCGCGCTTGTTCGAGGATGTAGTCAGCGCCAGCCGTGTTCAGCGGCAGGGACTCGATGGCCTTGAGCCAGTCGTCGGTGACCGTTTCCGGCAGGCGCTCGGGGCGCAGCGCGCCACCCACCGCCTCGGGATCGAAGGGCACGCGATGGAGGACGGCGGCGTCCTCGAAGAGCAGCGAGACGAGGTCGACACTCGACAGGCGCCCACGGAAGCGGGACCAGGTGTCGAGCTTCGGCTCGGTGAGCCGCGGCCGACGGCGGCCCGCGGCTTCGTCGCGCGCGAGGGCGTGGAGCAGCGATGCCGCCCAGACACCGGTGGGGCGCTGAGCGTCGCTCAGCGTGGACACATCAAGGGACGGCATCAACGATCTCCCCGTGTCGGGTGCTCGGCGGCGCCTTCAGCGCGAACCCACTCATCGACCTCGGAGAGCTTGAATTTCCAGAGGCGACCAATTCGGTGAGCCGGGAGCTTCCTCGACTCAATCCAGCGGTACACCGAATCCTTCGCAACCCCGAGGTGCTTGGCGACGTCTTCGACCGAGACCCAAGACTCTGTTGTCATTCCCTTTGCTCCGGGCCGATCGGGACCACTGTGCACTTGAGGACGGTACCTGGGTCGGGCCTTGTCAACAAGACCCGAGGAAAGTCGATGAGACCGGAGGAGCAACGGCAAAGGGCAAGGCCCACAGCTTCGGAGGGGACTGGACCTCGACGAAGTTGGACGTGCTGGCGAAGTATCTGCAGGGGTACACGACAGCGCTGATGGGAGTCGCTCTGCGCGGAGGTGGCGAAGCTGAAGGTGGAGTTCCGACTTCCATCGACGTCGCCGACAGGACGCGCGCTGCCCGCGTCGGACGAAGGCCGGTAGCTACAGTCGAGCTACAGCGCAGAGCCAGGAACGAAAAAAGCCCCCGAGTCTTTCGACTCGGAGGCTCTTTCGGAGTGCCCAGGGCGGGATTCGAACCCGCACACCTTTCGGCGCCACCCCCTCAAGATGGTGTGTCTACCAGTTCCACCACCTGGGCGTTTGCTGCGCGGACCATCTACCGGACCGCTTCGGATCACGCAACGACAATTTCAACCGTCGCGTGACCCGACTTCTTCCTGAAGCCTACTGCGCCGGAGCCGGAGCAGGCGGCGTGGCCGACGGAGCGGCCTCGTTCGTCGCCGGGTTGCCACCGCCCTCGGAGGGAGGAGGCGGAACCGGCGTCTCACCGCGCGGCTGCTCCACGCTGCCCGGGCCGGACGCCGCCGGAGCGGCCGCCCCGGGAGGAGGCGCGGCAACCGAGCCGCCAGCCGCCACCGAGGTGCGCAGCCCCACGAAGGACAGGCCGAGCGAGGAGATGAAGAAGAGCACCGCGAAGACGCCGGTGAGCTTGCTCAGGAACGTCACCGCGCCCCGGCCACCGAAGGCACTCGTGGCAGCGCCGCCGCCGAGCGCGGAGCCCATGCCCGCGTCCTTACCGGGCTGCAGCAGGATGACGAAGATCATGAACACGCAGACAAGGACGTGCACGATCGTGACGAAGGTCAGCATGGCGAGTCTTCCAGACGTTCCGTGAGAAGGAGGCGCACCCTACACAAACTGGTGAACGGGAGACAACATCTTCCCGTCCCCCATTCCTACATGACCCTAGCTGGCCGCCTTGACGATGGCCGCGAAGTCGCCCGCCTTCAGGCTCGCTCCGCCCACCAGCGCCCCGTCCACGTCCGGCTGCCCCAGCAATTCCGCCGCGTTGTCCGGCTTCACGCTGCCGCCGTACTGGATGCGCACCCGCCCGGCCGTCTCCCCGTCGTACAGCCGCTCGAGCAGGCCCCGGATCGCCGCGTGGACCTCCTGCGCCTGCGCCGACGTGGCGTTGCGCCCCGTCCCAATCGCCCACACCGGCTCGTACGCCAGGACGAAGCTGCCCACGTCCTTCGCGTCGAACCCGGCCAGCGCCCCGCGCACCTGGCGCTCCACCACCTCCAGCGTCCGGTTCCCCTCGCGCTCGGCCAGCGTCTCGCCCACGCAGATGATGGGCGTCATCCCCGCCGCTTTCACCGCCCGGGCCTTCTTGTTCACCGACTCGTCCGTCTCACCGAAGAGCTGCCGGCGCTCCGAGTGGCCCACGATGACGTAGGCACACCCGAGCTCCGCCAGCATCTGCGCGGAGACCTCGCCGGTGAAGGCTCCGGACGCCTCCCAGTGGCAGTTCTGCGCCGCCAGTTGCAGCGGCGCGCCCTCCAGCGCCACGTGGAGCGGCTGCAGCGCCACGAACGTCGGCGCCAGCACCACCTCCACCGTGTCTCCCAGCGGGGCCACCATCCCCCGCAGCTCACGCACCAGCGCCAGTGCCTCGGGCACCGTCTTGTGCATCTTCCAGTTCCCGGCGACGATCTTCCGACGACGAACCGCGGCGGCCATGTGTCCCCCCAGGGGTGTGGGATACGGGTTGCGTTGCGGGCGCGCAGCCTAACGCGTTTCCAGTGCCTTGATACCCGGCAATTCACGTCCCTCCAGGAACTCAAGGGACGCACCACCGCCGGTGGAGACGTGGCTCATCTTCTCCGCGTAGCCCATCTGCTCCACGGCCGCGGCGCTGTCTCCACCGCCGATGACGGTGGTGGCCTGGCTGTTGATGGACATGGCCGCGGCCACCGAGCGGGTGCCCTCGGCGAACTTGGCCACCTCGAACAGGCCCATGGGGCCGTTCCACACCACCGTGCGCGCGTCGCGGATGTGCTGGGCGTACATGGCCCGCGTCTTGGGGCCGATGTCCAGGCCCAGCATGTCCACCGGAATCGCGTTGTCCGGCGTCTCCTTGGCCACGCTGTTCTCCGTGAGGTCGGTGCCCACGATGTGGTCCAC comes from the Pyxidicoccus xibeiensis genome and includes:
- a CDS encoding helix-turn-helix domain-containing protein gives rise to the protein MTTESWVSVEDVAKHLGVAKDSVYRWIESRKLPAHRIGRLWKFKLSEVDEWVRAEGAAEHPTRGDR
- the secG gene encoding preprotein translocase subunit SecG, whose translation is MLTFVTIVHVLVCVFMIFVILLQPGKDAGMGSALGGGAATSAFGGRGAVTFLSKLTGVFAVLFFISSLGLSFVGLRTSVAAGGSVAAPPPGAAAPAASGPGSVEQPRGETPVPPPPSEGGGNPATNEAAPSATPPAPAPAQ
- the tpiA gene encoding triose-phosphate isomerase; translated protein: MAAAVRRRKIVAGNWKMHKTVPEALALVRELRGMVAPLGDTVEVVLAPTFVALQPLHVALEGAPLQLAAQNCHWEASGAFTGEVSAQMLAELGCAYVIVGHSERRQLFGETDESVNKKARAVKAAGMTPIICVGETLAEREGNRTLEVVERQVRGALAGFDAKDVGSFVLAYEPVWAIGTGRNATSAQAQEVHAAIRGLLERLYDGETAGRVRIQYGGSVKPDNAAELLGQPDVDGALVGGASLKAGDFAAIVKAAS